TTAAATGTGGGTTATAATGGTTCCGAACAATTTGCTAAAAAACGACGTTTCGGCTTTTTTCCGGCCTTTTCTGCCGGGTGGGTTGTCAGCAACGAAGCTTTTCTGCGTGATAATAAAGTTCTTACTCATTTGAAGTTACGCGCTTCGTATGGTAAGGTTGGTAATGACAAACTGGGGGATGAACGTTTCCTATATCTAACCAATATCTCTACAGGCGGTGGCTTTGTTTCGTCTTTAGGACGTGGTCAGGCTATCAATATGGGAAAACTTGGAAATGAGAATCTGACTTGGGAAGTAGCATACAAACAAAATTATGGTATTGATTTGAAACTGTTTAATGATTTCTCCTTTTCATTCGATTATTTCAAAGAAAAGCGCGAAGACATTCTGATTGTCCGAGGTACTGTTCCAGAGTTGCAAGGAGTAGCTATCAATAATCTGCCAAAAGTAAACATGGGAGTAGTCGACAACCGGGGATTTGAAATTGAAACCGGCTATCAGAAACGGATGGATTCGGGATTGTTTTTCTCTATCAAGGGGAACTTTGCTTATAATAAAAACGAACAGCGCAATATGGATGAAGCTATTCTGAGCAAGGACTATGCATACCGATATCGTAAGACCGGTTACAGCATTGGACAGCAGTTTGGTTATCTGATAGATTACAGCAATGGAAACGGGTATATCAATACAGCAGAAGAACTGGAAGAGGCGAAGAAAATGTATAAAATTGGTACACCGCGTTTAGGAGATTTCAAGTATCAGGATGTGAATGGTGATGGTGAAATTAGTGAAAAAGACCTGGCACCTATCAGATATACGGATGTCCCACGTATTACATACGGATTGACTGGAGCGGTGGAATGGAAAGGTGCCGATTTCTCCTTCCATTTTTCAGGTATCGGTAAGGCCTCTCGTTTGTATAATAGTTGGGGAGCTACGGAATTGGGTAATGAAGGTATTTATACGGATGTACATTTACATGCATGGACTCCAGAGCGTTATGCTAATGGTGAGAAGATAGAGTACCCCGCCTTGGCCGCGGTGGCAAATACCAATCATATAGCTAACGACTATTTTATTATGGACCGCAGTTTCCTGCGACTGAAAAATATCGAATTAGGATACACTCTTCCCAAGCCATTTTTGCAAAAAATCGGGTTATCCAAGGTACGTGTCTATGTTAATGGAAATAACCTGATTACTTGGAAGAAGATCAAGACAAATACGATTGATCCGGAACAAAGTTGGGAGGTGAACTATCCGTTGACAAAAATGGTGAATTTCGGTGTGAATGTTGTATTTTAATAGAAGAAAGGAATAACTTATATGAAACTAAAATATTGGCTGCTATCTTCTGTGATAGTCCTAAGTGGATTGACTTCATGTTCGGATGTACTTGATGTGGCTCCGGACGGGACATTGACAATGGAGGAAGTCTTTTCCGACCCGGACAAGGTAGGTGCCTTCTTAAACTCTTGTTATGCGAATCTTCCGCGTAAAGGATATTTTTACTGGGGATGGGAAACAATACCAACAGCTTTGAGTGACGACGGATGGACCTCGTGGGATAGTGGAGATGCTGCGGTTGCTAGCATTTATGCTGGCAATGAATCAGCGTCCTACCATCCTCTCAGAGATGCTTGGTTAGGAGACGACCAAGTCTGGTTATGGAATACAAATAATTATTGGGGACGTTATTGGACACAGATTCGGTTATGTTCTCAATTTTTGGAACATATTGATAATGCTGCCGTACGTAGTGAAGTAGAACGTGACCGGTTTCGTGCAGAAGCGCATGTCTTGCGTGCATATTTTTACTCGGAATTGGTGAAATGGTTCGGTAAACTCCCCATTTTAAGAGAGTCCGTCAGTTTTGATGCCGATTTTTCCACATTAACACGTGAATCGGTCTATAATGTAGCTAAATTCATTGAAGAAGATTGTGATGCAGCGATTTATTCAGAACATTTGCCATGGAGACTGACTTCATCTTCTGAAGCTTTAAGGGCAACGAAAGCATTGGCATGGGCTATTAAATCGAAAATGCTGTTATTTGCTGCCAGTCCGTTGTTTAATGGAGGAGAAAATTATTGGGAGGAGGCGTATCAACAAAATAGACAGGCTGTCAACCAATTGAAAGAGAACGGGTATGAATTGTTTAAAGTATGTACAGACCCTAATACTTTCGGAACGGGCAAAGCTGCTGCTCTTCGCCAATTAATCAATCTGCAGGCCGATTACAGTGCGGAGCCTCGTGATAAAGAAACAATTTGGCAGAATAATGGGTACACTTGTTTTGTATGGCACATCGGTTATATCGGAAGTGGGTTAGACCAGACTTATTCGGCAGGTACTTGTCCTACACAGGAATTGGCTGATGCGTTTAATACGATAGATGGTGAACCTATCCTGAGTTTGGAAAAACCTTATTTGGACGAGAAGCATTTGCAGCCAAATTTTAATAGTAACAACAGTATGTATGATGAGAATAATCCATATGAAAATCGCGATCCACGTATGGTTGAAACCATGTTGTATAATGGCGCTGATTATACGTATCAGGGTATTCCGAGAAAGGTGGAGACTTTTGAGGGTGGAGCAAATGCCATTGATTTGACTCCTGGAGTAGATGACTATACCCGTACAGGTTATTATCATTGTAAGTTTGTACAGCCGGGAGCTGGTGGTGGTTCACAATATAATGTTCAGACGCCTCCTTGGAAATATTTTCGTTTGGCGGAAATTATCTTGAATTATGCCGAAGCAGCGGCAGAAGCCGGTCATCTGACTGATGCGAAAGATGCGGTAGATGAAATAAGGGCTCGGGTAGGTATGCCTGAGTTGCCGGATAATTTATCTCAGGAGGAAATGATTTTGCGTGTACGCAACGAGCGACAGGTAGAATTGGCTTGGGAGGAGTGCCGTTACTTCGACTTGCGCCGCTGGCAGAAACCTGATGGAGATTTGAAGGCTACCTGCCGTTGGTTGACTGGCATGCGCCCTATTCGGAAGCCTGACGGAACATTTGAGTATCGGAGATATAATATTTGGACAAAAGAACGTGGAGGATGCGATATGCGTGATTTGCTTTTACCTCTTCCGGTAGAAGAAGCGGCTCGTTTGGAAGCGGTTACCGGAGTTAATTGGCAAAATCCCGGTTGGTAATATTAGTATAAATAGAAAAAATAGAATATGAATAACATAAAGAATAAAATATCCGCATACGTCATGTCTGTTTGCCTGTTGGTTCCTGCAACAGCAAGTTTGGGACAGGAGGTAGCTTTCGCAGAGTCTCAGATTTCGGATAAGGATGAGAGGATTGACTTGGGATATATATCTTTGCCCAAAAGAGCGGTGACAGGAGCTGTATCGAGAGTGTTCGGAACAGAATTAGAGAAAACGCCGGATGCTAACCTTCCCCGAACATTTGTCGGACGTCTTTCCGGTCTGACGACACAGGAGAGAGATACGGAACTGTCAAGAGGTGCTTATACAACAGAATATCCAGGTATGTCCTGGTGGATACGCGGTCTTTCCTCTATCAATGGAACAACACCGATGGTTATTTTGGACGGTGTTTTATGTCCAAATACCAATTACGTTTATATTACACCGGAGGAAATAGAGTCCGTTACCGTATTGAAAGATGCCGCTGTGCTTTCATTGTATGGTATCCAGGGAGCAAACGGTGTGATATCCATTAAAACCAAACGCGGTTCTATCGGCAGGGCAAACGTGACGGTCACGTATGACCAGTCTTTCCAGCAAATGACCCGTACGCCTCGTTTTGTCAATTCAGGCGAATATGTGAATTTAAGAAACCAGGCGGGCTATAATGACGGGTTAGGACGCTATTCTCAATTCTCGCAATGGGATACCGAACAGTTTCAAGCAGGTGATAGCGAGTTGTATCCGAATAATAACTGGTATGATATGTTTGTTCGTCCGCTGACGCTGATGTCTCGTGCGGGAGTAACTGTTCGTGGAGGTAATGAGAAAGTACAATACTTTTCGAATATTAATTATTTGCATCAACAATCGCCTTTCAAAACAGTAGAAGAGCCGGATAGGAAATACAATCCGGAACCGAAAAATGACTGGTTTAATTTCCGTTCCAATGTGGATGTGAAGTTCAATTCTTATTTGAGTGGTTTTCTTCGTCTAGCAGGAAATATTAAAAACGAAAAAACCGCCGGATTCGGGAACCTGGAAATTTACAGCCATTTGTTTGCCTTGCCGCCCACTATGTACGGCCCGCTGACTCCAAGCGGAGAGGGGTATGAGAATGGAGGCCAGGTGGTGACTCATGAAGACGAGACATATCCGGTATACGGAATGTTGAACCGTTCGGGATATGTCAAGAGTCTTTCTATAAATATCACCGCCCAGTCAGGATTGAATGTAGACTTGAGTTTTTTGACCAAAGGTTTGTCTATCGGAGGGGTGATGGCCTATCAGACTAGTACGTGCAACCAAACCTTTACTAAGCAGGACTTCGAGCGTTATATCCGAACCAAAGATATGAACGGATTGTATTTCACTCAGCAGGGTTCTGCTGCCAATACCCCGCTTGTATATAGTAAAGCTTCTGCGATGGATTATAATCTGAACCTGTATGCCAATGCCAATTACAGCCGTGTGTTCGGTGACCATAGCATTGATGCCATGGGGTATATATTTTATCTCAATCAGGAGTTACAGAAAAGCAATATGCTATACAAACGCGAAAGTCTCGGACTGACTGCTACATATGGATACAAGAATCGTTATTTCATTAAGGCTGACGTGGGGTATTCCGGTTCGGAACAGTTTCATCCGGATAAACGCTATATAGCAACTCCTGCCATTTCAGGTGCATGGATTGTGTCGGACGAAGCCTTTATGAACGGAGCAGACTGGTTGAGCAATCTGAAATTGCGAGCGTCGTATGGTATTACGGCAAATGACCAGTTTGGAGGTGAGCGTTTTTTATATTTAGACTACATTGATGTAAATGGTAATGAAGGTTTGAAAGGTAATCCGAATCTGACTGCAGAGAAAATGAAGAAGCAGAATTATGGATTCGACTTAGGGCTGTTCAATGAACTGACAGTATCTTTTGATTGGTATAAGTCGCTCTGTGACAATATGCTGATAAATAGTGCTGGCACCATTCCCGAATATCAGGGTGTCTCTTTGGGTAATTATCCGCGGACTAACTGGGGAAAGATGGAGAATCACGGCTTTGAAGTAGAAGCGATGTATGCGAAACGCCTGAATGATGATTGGTCATTTTATGCCGGTGGTTCGTTCAGTTTCAATAAAAACAAAGTGATTAGTGTCAATGAATCCCCTTACTCCGCTGACTATGCTTACCGTTATCGTACTGAAGGACAAACGTTGGGACAGATTTGGGGATATCTCATCGATTATAGCAATGGTAACGGTATGTTCAATTTCAAGGAAGAACTAGAAGCCCGCGGATTGACTTACGCTTTCGGATCGCCTCGTGTCGGTGACTTTATCTATCAGGACCTGAACGGTGATAATGTGATTGACGAAAAGGATAAGGCGCCTATCGGATATTCCAACCTTCCCCGTCAAAGTTATAATTTCTCTGCCGGATTCAAGTATAAAGGGTTGGAATTCAGCGTACTGTTTCAGGGAGTCAATAAAGTGTCCCGGCTAATGAGCGGAACCGGTGTGTACGAAAATATTTATCAGGGCGTGTTCAATGATATTCATCAGCATGCTTGGACGCAGGAGCGGTGGAACAACGGGGAGAAGATAGAATATCCTGCTTTGTCGTTGAATAGTTCGACCAATCATCATCCCAACAGTTTCTTTGTGTGGGATGGCTCTTATCTGCGCCTGAAGAATATGGAGATAGCTTATACGCTGCCCCAACATATTTCTAAAAAAATTAATGCAGAAAATATCCGTTTCTCATTGAGCGGGCAGAATCTGCTTACTTTTGATAAGATGCGTTCCAAGTATATTGACCCGGAAGTGTCAGGAATGAGTAGCTTCCAACCCTACAGAGTGTATAATATCGGAGTAAGCTTAACTTTTTAATCGTATAGTATAATGAAAAAAATAATCAAATTGTTGATACTTGCCGGCGGGACGTTAATAGGTGCATCGTGTGCCGATTTGGACATCCGGTCGGACGGTCGTGTGTCTTATAAGGATATTTTCAGCCACTACGAACGGACGGTGAACTATTACAACAACTGTACCGGTCATATATTGTCGGTGGGATTCACTTATGATAATAGCCCTCTTGCTTCTTTTTGCGATGAGGCGCAAGATGCCAGTGATTATGCCGATGGGAACATTTCCAATTGGTATAATGGATATACTACATCCAGTTATAACCCTTTAGGTGATGTTTGGGCACATTATTATTCCGGCATCCGAAAATGTAATACTTTCCTGCTTTATATCAACGATCCCGAAGTGACTACTTATGATTTCCGTGAGGTGGAGAAAGAAGGTTGGGAGGCTCAGATAAGGGTGGCTCGTGCTTATTATTACCTGCAACTCATCAAACGTTATGGTGGTGTGCCATTGTTGAAAGTTCCGTACGGAACCAACCATGACTATACTGCCGACAGGCGTGCTACCTTCGAAGAGTGTGCTGACTTTATCATCAGCGAATGCCGGAAGGCATTGGCAACGGAAGAACCCACTGGTAATTTCGGTTTCCGTTGGAATATCAATGATTCGGAAAGAGGTAAGATAACACGTGCTTTTGCTTATGCTGTGATGTCGCAGACTGCGCTGTATGCCGCCAGCCCGCTGTGGAATGACGGGACAAGCAAGTATACTTGGGAAAAGGCGACGGAAATAACGAAAGAGGCGTTAGACCAATGCTTGGTTCATGGCTTTGAATTGTATGCGACTAAACCGGCGGCCAGTGTGGCAAATAACGCTTACGAATATTATTTCTTTACCCAGTCCGACCCCAGCCGTTCGTGGGACAAAGAGACTATCTATGAGTCCGGTGCTCGCACGAATGTATGGAAATGGGCGGGTACTCCGATTACACGTGGTATGGAGAAAGCAGGAGCCGGACCTTCGCAAGAACTGGTTGATGCGTACGAAACCATTGACGGACAGCCTGTGTTGAACTTAGACCGCCCTTACTTGGATGCCGATCATTTGGAACCCAATTACAATGAAGCCAATGTAAGGTATAAAAAGAATAATCCGTATGCCGACCGCGACCCGCGTTTTTATGCGTCTATCTATTATAACGGAGCAAAACGCTATTTGGACACCCGTACAGATATTGTAGAAACGTATGTAGGAGGAAATTGCGGAATCTCGGACGATGTGACGGATATTCGTTTTACACGTACCGGTTATTATCTGCGGAAGTTTAACAACTATCGTTCGGGTATCGAGATTGATGGTGACGGTTTTATCCGTATCTTCCGTTTGGCGGAACTATATTTGAACTTTGCGGAAGCGGCCTATCAGGCAAAAGGACCGGATGTTCTTGTAAAATCTACTGTAGGTGGTCAGGCTTTGTCTGCTAGAGCGGCAGTGGATGTAGTACGCGCACGTGCCGGCATGCCCGGTTTGCCACGTGGATTGTCGAAAGATGTATTTGGTAAACGATATCGGAATGAACGTCGGGTGGAACTTGCTTTTGAAGAACACCGTTTCTTTGATGTACGTCGTTGGAAGATTCTGCAAGAGACCGACGGTTTTGTGACAGGTATGAAGATTGACAGAGCTTTGGATGGCTCGTACACTTATAACCGCATCAAACTGATGCGGCGTGATACGAATTCGGATAAGTATCTGATGTCCCCGATCCGGCAGGCGGAAGTAGATAAGATGGAAGGATATACCGGTACAAGCTGGCAGAATCCGGGATGGTAATTTAATATGTAGGTATAAAAAAGAAATTATGAAAAAGTATATTTTATATTTAATCGGCATTCTGTCGTTTTTGTTTGCGTGTGGCGACGATGAGGATGTGAAGGGAGGAATGGAACCAGTGACAGAGGTAGAATGTACGCCGTTTATCGGCTCGGTTGCGATGAAATGGAAGAATCCTGTTGCCGACGATTATTACTATACGTTGCTTTCTTACAAGAATGCTGCTGGGGAAACGGTGAACAAGAAGGTGAGCCGTTATAGTGCTGATGCAGATGGTGTGACATCTGCATTGGTGACGGGTTTCACAGACAC
This portion of the Bacteroides acidifaciens genome encodes:
- a CDS encoding RagB/SusD family nutrient uptake outer membrane protein; the encoded protein is MKLKYWLLSSVIVLSGLTSCSDVLDVAPDGTLTMEEVFSDPDKVGAFLNSCYANLPRKGYFYWGWETIPTALSDDGWTSWDSGDAAVASIYAGNESASYHPLRDAWLGDDQVWLWNTNNYWGRYWTQIRLCSQFLEHIDNAAVRSEVERDRFRAEAHVLRAYFYSELVKWFGKLPILRESVSFDADFSTLTRESVYNVAKFIEEDCDAAIYSEHLPWRLTSSSEALRATKALAWAIKSKMLLFAASPLFNGGENYWEEAYQQNRQAVNQLKENGYELFKVCTDPNTFGTGKAAALRQLINLQADYSAEPRDKETIWQNNGYTCFVWHIGYIGSGLDQTYSAGTCPTQELADAFNTIDGEPILSLEKPYLDEKHLQPNFNSNNSMYDENNPYENRDPRMVETMLYNGADYTYQGIPRKVETFEGGANAIDLTPGVDDYTRTGYYHCKFVQPGAGGGSQYNVQTPPWKYFRLAEIILNYAEAAAEAGHLTDAKDAVDEIRARVGMPELPDNLSQEEMILRVRNERQVELAWEECRYFDLRRWQKPDGDLKATCRWLTGMRPIRKPDGTFEYRRYNIWTKERGGCDMRDLLLPLPVEEAARLEAVTGVNWQNPGW
- a CDS encoding SusC/RagA family TonB-linked outer membrane protein translates to MNNIKNKISAYVMSVCLLVPATASLGQEVAFAESQISDKDERIDLGYISLPKRAVTGAVSRVFGTELEKTPDANLPRTFVGRLSGLTTQERDTELSRGAYTTEYPGMSWWIRGLSSINGTTPMVILDGVLCPNTNYVYITPEEIESVTVLKDAAVLSLYGIQGANGVISIKTKRGSIGRANVTVTYDQSFQQMTRTPRFVNSGEYVNLRNQAGYNDGLGRYSQFSQWDTEQFQAGDSELYPNNNWYDMFVRPLTLMSRAGVTVRGGNEKVQYFSNINYLHQQSPFKTVEEPDRKYNPEPKNDWFNFRSNVDVKFNSYLSGFLRLAGNIKNEKTAGFGNLEIYSHLFALPPTMYGPLTPSGEGYENGGQVVTHEDETYPVYGMLNRSGYVKSLSINITAQSGLNVDLSFLTKGLSIGGVMAYQTSTCNQTFTKQDFERYIRTKDMNGLYFTQQGSAANTPLVYSKASAMDYNLNLYANANYSRVFGDHSIDAMGYIFYLNQELQKSNMLYKRESLGLTATYGYKNRYFIKADVGYSGSEQFHPDKRYIATPAISGAWIVSDEAFMNGADWLSNLKLRASYGITANDQFGGERFLYLDYIDVNGNEGLKGNPNLTAEKMKKQNYGFDLGLFNELTVSFDWYKSLCDNMLINSAGTIPEYQGVSLGNYPRTNWGKMENHGFEVEAMYAKRLNDDWSFYAGGSFSFNKNKVISVNESPYSADYAYRYRTEGQTLGQIWGYLIDYSNGNGMFNFKEELEARGLTYAFGSPRVGDFIYQDLNGDNVIDEKDKAPIGYSNLPRQSYNFSAGFKYKGLEFSVLFQGVNKVSRLMSGTGVYENIYQGVFNDIHQHAWTQERWNNGEKIEYPALSLNSSTNHHPNSFFVWDGSYLRLKNMEIAYTLPQHISKKINAENIRFSLSGQNLLTFDKMRSKYIDPEVSGMSSFQPYRVYNIGVSLTF
- a CDS encoding RagB/SusD family nutrient uptake outer membrane protein, with product MKKIIKLLILAGGTLIGASCADLDIRSDGRVSYKDIFSHYERTVNYYNNCTGHILSVGFTYDNSPLASFCDEAQDASDYADGNISNWYNGYTTSSYNPLGDVWAHYYSGIRKCNTFLLYINDPEVTTYDFREVEKEGWEAQIRVARAYYYLQLIKRYGGVPLLKVPYGTNHDYTADRRATFEECADFIISECRKALATEEPTGNFGFRWNINDSERGKITRAFAYAVMSQTALYAASPLWNDGTSKYTWEKATEITKEALDQCLVHGFELYATKPAASVANNAYEYYFFTQSDPSRSWDKETIYESGARTNVWKWAGTPITRGMEKAGAGPSQELVDAYETIDGQPVLNLDRPYLDADHLEPNYNEANVRYKKNNPYADRDPRFYASIYYNGAKRYLDTRTDIVETYVGGNCGISDDVTDIRFTRTGYYLRKFNNYRSGIEIDGDGFIRIFRLAELYLNFAEAAYQAKGPDVLVKSTVGGQALSARAAVDVVRARAGMPGLPRGLSKDVFGKRYRNERRVELAFEEHRFFDVRRWKILQETDGFVTGMKIDRALDGSYTYNRIKLMRRDTNSDKYLMSPIRQAEVDKMEGYTGTSWQNPGW